A segment of the Panicum hallii strain FIL2 chromosome 1, PHallii_v3.1, whole genome shotgun sequence genome:
TGGTTGGTTGCATGGCTTGCTATTAACATGCTCTATGGACATCAATAAGCATTGCCAAATTAAAAATACTGTATTTTGGTCTGTAAGAAAAAATGTTTATGTAGAAACAGTTAACCAGGATTGATTTAGCACATTCTTGGTTCAACCTTTTGATCACTTTATCCTCTAAATGGAGATATAGCATTGTTATTAGTTCAAAATATGCGTTATTTTTCTTTGACTTTGTTGTGTATGTGAATGTGCAGTCAAGTGTCTTGTTGTGTCATATATTCCATTGATGTTAATGCCCCATCTATTTATACATGATAAAGGGTTGCATTGAACCATCATGTCCACTCATGAAGCAGCACATCCTTCCATGAATTGCCATGTCCTCTTAATGTGTCCTTTCGCTAATAGGTGCCCTTTCATGAACAGATAATCCTTCCACGAATAGACATCCACTCATGAATAGATATCCATTCCTTCACACACACATGTATACAATATTTGTAGGACTCAACCATTGCATTCTCATATATCTGTATCTGTACGTGCAGATAGTTGAGGGTATTAAAAATGCAACTGCTACTCAGCTTGATGTTGCTGATATTGGAAGTCTTTCAGATCTTGTTTCTCAGGTAAGTTTCATTCTCATATTAAGTCTCTACTGAACAAGTCCACTTTCACAACTTACAGTGAAGATAAGAGAGCAGGAGTATGTTGCAGGCAAAAGTACTCAACACTGTTGTCACTTGCACGATTAGTGAACCCCATTTATATTTATACCTATTTCATTCACACTAACGCAATAACTTCATGGTTCATAATGTTGATTTGTGCTTTCTAGCAAAATATTTAACTTGGACCCAGAATTTGTTAATTACTGTACTAAGTTGCCAATAGATTAATGACGCAAGCTCCTCTTGCAGGTTGAGGTTGTAGTTAGCTTGCTGCCTGCTAGTTTTCATGTTGCCATTGCAAGAGTATGCATAGAGGTAGTCTTCTTATTTGTCCGTCATTTATAAAATCCTTGGGGCCTCTGTTAAGGCATTTAACCACTATCAATGCGATACTTATGAGGGAGTTCGACTGGCAAATTCATCTATTACAGCTCAAGAAGCACATGGTAACGGCAAGTTATGTTGATGAATCCATGTCAAACTTGAAACAAGCTGCCAAAGGTGCAGGTGTAACTATACTTTGTGAAATGGGCCTAGATCCTGGCATAGGTATTTCCTCGATATGCTGGTCGCTCATGTACATTTTAATGGAATGCATATAGTACATATGTTTATGGAAGTATAGCTAAAGTATCATATAGTGAGTGTGCTCTTTCATCATGAGTTAATTTTCCTGTAAAAACAAGCTTATGTACATTTATCTTATGCAGATCACATGATGTCAATGAAGATGATTGATGAAGCTCATGCTCGAAATGGAAAAGTAAAGGCATTTACATCTTTCTGTGGTGGGCTGCCATCTCCAGCTGCTGCAAACAATCCACTGGCCTATAAATTCAGGTAGATGTATCCATGCTCTAAATAATTCAACTATCAGTATAGTATAATGAGGTTTCTGCATTCAAATTGTCTTAGTAACAATACTTCGTGTGGCAAGTTTTTTCCAGAAATGGTAATGGTTATCTTTCCACTTTTCAGTTGGAACCCAGCTGGTGCTGTCCGGTCAGGGAAAAACCCTGCTGTCTACAAATTTCTTGGGGAAACCATCCATGTAGATGGTAAGTTTGTTATGTGTCTCCTGATATATCTGCACAAGAAGGAGCAAATACATGATGGCAGGAGCTCTTCCTAATTCTTGAAAAGAGAAGTAGAGGCTACAAATTACAACGCACGTCTCATATACACTCACTGAAAGGAATATAAACAATTCAAGGGATACATATGATGGCCTGTCTTAAATGAAACATTAATTGTATCAGGACCTAACTTACAGGGTAATCCATGTATTAGTTTTCTATCCACAAATAGAGGAACTAAGGAGATATGAAACTGGATCAGTTTTCATATCCTAGAATCTAACAATCTGTTGAAACAACGGATTACTACATATGGCTGTTGAATGATTGCTTACCTCTTCAACAGGTAGTAGCTTGTATGAATCAGCAAAGAGGCTCAGACTACCAGAGCTTCCAGCTTTTGCTCTGGAACACTTGCCAAATCGGAATTCCTTGATATACGGAGACCTTTACGGTATCTCCAAAGAAGCATCTACCATATACAGAGCTACTCTTCGTTACGAAGGTTTGTGTACCTTTTGTTCCAGTGAGACATCCTTTGCATGTCAAGTCTGATTTCCATTCACCATTTTGTTGCACATGCACAGGTTTTAGTAAGATAATGGCTACCCTATCGAAAATAGGGTTCTTTGATGCTGCAAATCATCCACTGCTGCAAGATACTAATCGTCCGACATATAAGGGTTTTCTTGATGAACTACTTAATGCTAATAATATCTCAACAACTACCACAAACTTAAATATTGAAGCCTCTGGTGGATATGATGATGAATTGATTGCCAGAATATTGAGCCTTGGGCATTGCAAAGAGGACATAGCTGTTAAGACAGTCAAAACCATCAAGTTAGTCCAGCCCCTGTGCTACAAAATTTCACTTCTTTTATGAACTGCTGTAGTGCAGTATAAATAATGTCATCAAGTTAataagtatatgtatataatccCCTAGCAAGAAATGATTTAGGAAATTATATTAGAAACAGGAAACATGAATGCTGAATTTGTATGTTAGAACTGACAAAACACAATCATACACGGGCAGGTTCTTGGGACTACATGAAGAGATTCAGATTCCTAAGGATTGTTCAAGTGCATTCGATGTGATTTGCCAACGAATGGAACAGAGGATGGCCTATGGCCACAATGAGCAGGTGATGCTTAATACTATCTTACCACCTCTTCCGCAATTCTCATGTGCTGCATGTACTTGCTAAAATATATGTGCTACCTACATTCATATTGTCATTAAAAGAAATAAGGGGAAATAGCAGAAAAGTTGGCAATAATCTCAAGATTAGCAATTCATTATTTGTAGTTTCCTTAACCAAGAATGTAAATTTAACAGGGACAAAACTTGGATACAAAAACACACTTATGATTTATTGTAGTTTGCAGTAGATTGTCAATTTAATTGTAAATAATTCGAACTTCTTTTCAGACTATGTTCTACCATCTTATTTCATATAGCTTTTACTTCATGCTCAAAATACGGATCAAATCAAATCGATAGTCTTCCTCGGATAACCATTGCTGAGACACTGCTCTTGTAATTCAGGACATGGTACTGCTGCACCATGAAGTGGAAGTGGAATACCCGGATGGGCGACCCACCGAAAAGCACCAAGCAACGCTACTGGAGTTCGGAAAGGTTGAGAATGGCGGATCCACCACCACTGCGATGGCTCTTACCGTTGGCGTACCAGCAGCAATAGGAGCTCTGGTAGTAACCTTAACCACAGTTATACTTGCATGAGGataaaagcaaaaaaaaaatgcataTTCATTACTCTCGTGCCATGTCATATTGCAGCTCTTGCTTGAGAACAAGGTGCAGACGAAAGGAGTAATCAGGCCTCTCGAACCTGAAATCTACATTCCAGGTGAGTGCAGCGCAGACCATGGCTTTCACGCGTCCCCTTGTACAAATATCATGACGTGCAACAGTGCTAACTCGTGTATTTGCGTGTTTGAAGCATTGGAGATGCTGGAGTCGTCAGGCATCAAGCTGTCTGAGAGAGTGGAGATTTAAAAACTCCAAAGTTACAGCTTCGTATATGGATGTATAGATATAGCATATGGTATAGCTGGGTACATATCTTCTGTACATACTTTGTTCAGTTCTTAAGATAGGGCAAAGGACAACTGTATACATGGCCCTCTATGTGACCTGTATATCGAATGAAGTGGCGATCGGTTGGTTCATTTCGGGTTTACTAGTAGCAGCGCGATTCAGCGGCCGTCCCGGCCAACAGGACGGTCTGACAATATGGTTTCGATGCACAACAACTAAAGAGAGATTTGAGGCGCCCGAAGTGCAGATCAATCTGCAAAAGTGCGCAGTCAGAGCTCCGCGTGAAATTTGTCTTTGCACATCAGTCATAAACATAGCAACAAACTGAGCGGGGAACCCTGGGTTTCGTCTTAAAAACAAGTGGTACAGGATGTAGTCACCGCGGATCCAGATTTCCAAACAAACAACAATCTTTGCTGAGAATATCATGATGATACAACTTTCGAAGCTCTAAAAACAACAGAACTCATGAGAAATG
Coding sequences within it:
- the LOC112891708 gene encoding alpha-aminoadipic semialdehyde synthase isoform X2, with product MVGADDTATLDKIVDSLTSLANAHGGDHDARKETELALKIGKVNECGTGDTVDKEGPKVLILGAGRVCRPAAQFLASYPNICSYGVDDNNTDQIHVIVASLYQKDAEEIVEGIKNATATQLDVADIGSLSDLVSQVEVVVSLLPASFHVAIARVCIELKKHMVTASYVDESMSNLKQAAKGAGVTILCEMGLDPGIDHMMSMKMIDEAHARNGKVKAFTSFCGGLPSPAAANNPLAYKFSWNPAGAVRSGKNPAVYKFLGETIHVDGSSLYESAKRLRLPELPAFALEHLPNRNSLIYGDLYGISKEASTIYRATLRYEGFSKIMATLSKIGFFDAANHPLLQDTNRPTYKGFLDELLNANNISTTTTNLNIEASGGYDDELIARILSLGHCKEDIAVKTVKTIKFLGLHEEIQIPKDCSSAFDVICQRMEQRMAYGHNEQDMVLLHHEVEVEYPDGRPTEKHQATLLEFGKVENGGSTTTAMALTVGVPAAIGALLLLENKVQTKGVIRPLEPEIYIPALEMLESSGIKLSERVEI